The proteins below are encoded in one region of Haloterrigena turkmenica DSM 5511:
- the gcvT gene encoding glycine cleavage system aminomethyltransferase GcvT, with protein sequence MPLNKPPLHEVHRGAGADFTDFGGWEMPVKFDSIRSEHAAVRESVGIFDVSHMSEVVVTGPDATAIMDRLTTNDVQTLDSGDAQYSCILDEEGVILDDTVVYRYPDGDGYLFVPNAGHGEQMAERWSQYASEFGLSVTVENQTDSTGLVAVQGPDSVETVEAVTSDPVGELSQFSWRQTEIAAVECHVARTGYTGEDGYEIFFPASDSEAVWEAFEDIQPCGLGARDTLRLEAGLLLSGQDFDPEDEPRTPLEAGLGFVVDLSKDEFVGRETLQDLEEAGVEERMVGIRIDERAIARHGYSILADGTEIGHVTSGTMGPTLNVPIALGYVETPFAETGTEIEVEVRGEPVEATVVDQRFLDSLESN encoded by the coding sequence GTGCCACTAAACAAGCCCCCTCTTCACGAAGTACATCGGGGTGCGGGCGCAGATTTCACCGACTTCGGTGGCTGGGAGATGCCAGTGAAGTTCGATAGCATCCGATCTGAGCACGCCGCGGTACGCGAGTCAGTCGGTATCTTCGACGTCAGTCACATGAGCGAGGTAGTCGTCACGGGACCAGATGCCACGGCGATAATGGATCGCTTGACGACAAACGACGTCCAGACTCTCGATTCCGGGGACGCCCAGTATTCGTGTATTCTCGACGAAGAGGGCGTAATCTTGGATGATACCGTCGTGTATCGGTACCCCGACGGAGACGGCTATCTGTTCGTTCCGAACGCCGGGCACGGCGAACAGATGGCCGAGCGGTGGTCGCAATACGCCAGCGAGTTCGGACTCTCGGTGACCGTCGAAAACCAGACCGACTCGACCGGACTGGTCGCCGTGCAGGGTCCGGACAGCGTCGAAACCGTCGAAGCCGTGACGAGCGATCCCGTCGGCGAACTTTCCCAGTTCTCCTGGAGGCAAACTGAAATCGCTGCGGTGGAGTGTCACGTCGCTCGAACGGGCTATACCGGTGAAGACGGATACGAGATCTTCTTCCCGGCGTCCGACTCAGAGGCTGTTTGGGAGGCGTTCGAGGATATCCAACCGTGCGGACTCGGTGCCAGAGATACGCTTCGACTAGAGGCCGGTCTCCTTCTGTCCGGCCAGGACTTCGATCCTGAGGACGAACCACGGACTCCGCTCGAAGCGGGCCTCGGATTCGTCGTCGATCTCTCGAAGGACGAGTTCGTCGGACGGGAGACGCTACAGGACCTCGAAGAAGCGGGCGTCGAAGAGCGCATGGTCGGGATACGGATCGACGAGCGAGCTATCGCCCGTCACGGGTACTCGATACTCGCGGACGGGACGGAGATCGGGCACGTGACGAGCGGCACGATGGGCCCGACGCTGAACGTCCCGATCGCTCTGGGGTACGTCGAGACGCCCTTCGCAGAAACGGGAACCGAGATCGAAGTGGAAGTGAGAGGCGAACCCGTCGAGGCGACCGTCGTCGACCAGCGGTTCCTCGACTCACTCGAATCCAACTAA
- the gcvPB gene encoding aminomethyl-transferring glycine dehydrogenase subunit GcvPB, whose product MQRHDQTVWNDTDVDGYEPLLSEKGLKEVEIDSALPDDLTRDSLELPELSEPELARHYTRLSQMNYGIDSGPYPLGSCTMKYNPKFTEDVAALPAVSVHPDRDAESIQGTLQVFAELQEYLADIGGMDTVTLQPPAGAAGEFTGIMVAKAYHEYNDEGEQRDEVVVPASAHGTNFASAAMAGYDVVELPPGSDGRVDLDALSAAVGDSTAALMLTNPNTLGLFERDIERIADIVHEAGGLLYYDGANLNALLGRARPGDMGFDVMHFNLHKTFATPHGGGGPGAGPIGVTEDLEAFLPTPQVRERDGQYDLVEPEHTIGKVHGAMGNWLVLLKAHAYISRLGDSGLRDTSEKAVLNANYLASQIDLEIPFGPFHHEFVASAGERDAADVAKRMLDYGVHPPTTKWPEIVQEALMTEPTEAESKTSLDQLAAAFNAVTEEGEQTLAEAPENTSARRIDQTSAARNPQLSWHSLDS is encoded by the coding sequence ATGCAACGACACGACCAAACTGTCTGGAATGATACGGATGTCGACGGTTACGAACCGCTCCTCTCCGAGAAGGGGCTGAAGGAGGTCGAGATCGACAGCGCGCTACCGGACGACCTCACGAGAGATTCGCTCGAACTACCGGAGCTGTCGGAGCCGGAACTCGCCCGTCATTACACGCGCCTCTCGCAGATGAACTACGGCATCGACAGCGGCCCGTACCCGCTGGGGTCGTGTACGATGAAGTACAACCCCAAGTTCACCGAGGACGTCGCCGCGCTCCCGGCCGTGTCGGTCCACCCGGACCGCGACGCTGAGAGTATTCAGGGGACCCTACAGGTGTTCGCCGAACTGCAGGAGTATCTGGCGGACATCGGCGGCATGGACACGGTGACGCTCCAGCCGCCGGCCGGCGCCGCCGGTGAGTTCACCGGCATCATGGTCGCGAAAGCTTATCACGAGTACAACGACGAGGGCGAGCAGCGCGACGAGGTCGTCGTACCGGCGAGCGCGCACGGTACGAACTTCGCCAGCGCCGCGATGGCCGGCTACGACGTGGTCGAACTCCCGCCCGGATCTGACGGCCGGGTCGACCTCGACGCACTGTCGGCCGCGGTCGGAGACTCGACGGCGGCGTTGATGCTGACGAACCCGAACACGCTCGGATTGTTCGAGCGGGACATCGAGCGGATCGCCGACATCGTCCACGAGGCCGGTGGGCTGTTGTACTACGACGGGGCGAATCTCAACGCGCTATTGGGGCGAGCTCGGCCCGGTGACATGGGATTCGACGTCATGCACTTCAACCTTCACAAGACGTTCGCGACGCCCCACGGCGGCGGCGGGCCGGGCGCCGGTCCGATCGGCGTGACCGAGGACCTCGAGGCGTTCCTGCCGACGCCACAAGTGCGTGAACGTGACGGCCAGTACGACCTGGTCGAACCCGAACACACGATCGGCAAGGTGCACGGGGCGATGGGGAACTGGCTCGTCTTGCTCAAGGCACACGCGTATATCAGCCGACTCGGTGACAGTGGTCTCCGTGACACGAGTGAGAAAGCCGTGTTGAACGCGAACTACCTCGCTTCGCAGATCGATCTGGAAATCCCGTTCGGGCCGTTCCACCACGAGTTCGTCGCCAGCGCCGGCGAACGCGACGCCGCTGACGTCGCGAAACGGATGCTCGACTACGGCGTCCACCCACCGACGACCAAGTGGCCCGAGATCGTCCAGGAAGCGCTCATGACCGAGCCGACTGAGGCGGAGAGCAAGACGTCGCTCGACCAGCTCGCGGCCGCCTTCAATGCCGTGACCGAAGAAGGCGAGCAGACGCTCGCCGAAGCCCCGGAGAACACGTCCGCCCGACGTATCGACCAGACCAGCGCCGCCAGAAACCCACAGCTCTCCTGGCACAGTCTGGACAGCTAA
- the lpdA gene encoding dihydrolipoyl dehydrogenase gives MTDRRTDVLVVGAGPAGYTTAIRLGQLGIDATLVEADAHGGTCLNRGCIPSKAIISAASVAHEARTSEEIGITAEVDVDFEQFTRWKDRVVRRMGKAVEKLCKANNVDLVEGRAVFEDRHVARVLDGDGTELERVEFDYAVLATGSRPVELPGFEYDHPSVLDAADALSLSSLPNSLVVIGAGYIGMELSTAFAKLGVDVTVVEALESMLPGFPPALVEPVESRAGELGIDCHYKQLAQDWRETDAGLVLETESADGQDQFEHEAEAVLVAVGREPVTDTMNLDAIGLEPNNDGFLETDDQCRTDVPHVFAVGDVAGEPMLAHKGSAEGEVAAEVIAGRTASFADRAVPSVAFTAPELATVGQTVQEAEDAGHNPIQGEFPLRASGRALTTGHTDGFARIVASEDGRVLGGQVVGPEASELIAEIALAVEQELPVEALAETIHAHPTMAESVHEASANALGRAIHTLNR, from the coding sequence ATGACCGATCGTCGCACTGACGTGCTCGTCGTCGGCGCCGGGCCGGCCGGCTATACGACCGCGATACGGCTGGGACAGCTCGGCATCGACGCGACGCTCGTCGAAGCCGACGCCCACGGCGGAACCTGCCTAAACAGGGGTTGCATCCCGTCGAAGGCCATCATCTCGGCCGCATCGGTCGCACACGAGGCCCGCACGAGCGAGGAGATCGGCATCACGGCGGAGGTCGACGTGGACTTCGAGCAGTTCACTCGCTGGAAGGACCGCGTCGTACGCCGTATGGGGAAGGCCGTCGAGAAACTCTGTAAGGCGAACAACGTCGATCTCGTCGAAGGCCGTGCGGTGTTCGAGGACCGCCACGTCGCGCGCGTTCTCGACGGCGACGGTACTGAGCTCGAACGGGTCGAATTCGACTACGCCGTCCTCGCGACGGGGAGTCGTCCCGTCGAACTTCCCGGATTCGAGTACGATCACCCGTCAGTCCTCGACGCTGCCGATGCGCTCTCGCTGTCGAGCCTGCCGAACAGCCTGGTCGTCATCGGTGCCGGCTATATCGGCATGGAACTGTCGACGGCGTTCGCGAAGCTCGGCGTAGACGTGACCGTCGTCGAGGCGCTGGAGTCGATGCTCCCCGGCTTCCCACCGGCGCTCGTCGAACCGGTCGAGTCGCGTGCCGGGGAACTCGGTATCGACTGCCACTACAAGCAACTGGCTCAGGACTGGCGGGAAACCGATGCGGGCCTCGTCCTCGAGACAGAGTCGGCTGACGGCCAGGACCAGTTCGAGCACGAGGCCGAGGCCGTCCTCGTCGCAGTCGGACGCGAACCGGTCACCGACACGATGAATCTCGACGCGATCGGCCTCGAACCGAACAACGACGGGTTCCTCGAGACGGACGACCAGTGTCGGACCGACGTTCCGCACGTGTTCGCCGTCGGAGACGTCGCGGGCGAGCCGATGCTGGCACACAAGGGTAGTGCCGAGGGCGAGGTCGCGGCCGAGGTCATCGCCGGTCGAACGGCGTCGTTTGCCGACCGCGCAGTGCCGTCCGTGGCGTTCACGGCGCCGGAGCTCGCGACCGTCGGTCAGACCGTCCAGGAGGCCGAAGATGCCGGGCACAATCCGATCCAGGGCGAGTTCCCCCTCCGAGCCAGCGGCCGTGCTCTCACGACGGGCCACACTGACGGCTTCGCGCGCATCGTTGCGTCCGAGGACGGGCGCGTCCTCGGCGGCCAGGTCGTCGGACCGGAAGCGTCCGAACTGATAGCCGAGATTGCGCTCGCGGTCGAACAGGAACTGCCCGTCGAAGCGCTCGCCGAAACGATCCACGCGCATCCGACCATGGCCGAGTCGGTTCACGAGGCGTCGGCGAACGCACTCGGCCGTGCGATTCACACGCTGAACAGGTGA
- a CDS encoding RidA family protein yields MRIIETDAAPAAVGAYSQATTNDDLLFTAGQIPATPDGELKNETSIEEQTELVLDNLRAILEEEGLGLEDVLKTTVFLADIDDFDAMNEVYGSYFDESPPARSAIEVGNLPKNVSVEIEAVAARS; encoded by the coding sequence ATGCGAATCATCGAGACAGACGCCGCTCCGGCAGCCGTCGGCGCGTACAGTCAGGCGACGACGAACGACGACCTCCTCTTCACGGCCGGGCAAATCCCGGCGACGCCTGACGGCGAGTTGAAAAACGAGACCTCGATCGAGGAACAGACAGAACTGGTCCTGGACAACCTGCGGGCCATTCTCGAGGAAGAGGGGCTCGGTCTGGAGGACGTCCTCAAAACGACGGTCTTCCTCGCGGACATCGATGACTTCGACGCCATGAACGAGGTGTACGGCTCGTACTTCGACGAGAGTCCGCCTGCACGCAGCGCAATCGAGGTCGGGAACCTGCCCAAAAACGTCAGCGTCGAGATCGAGGCGGTCGCGGCGCGGTCGTGA
- the lipA gene encoding lipoyl synthase, which translates to MHRYFSEDAHSTTMSRTGKPEWLKMRPPSGERFTDIKETLRERDLNTVCEEANCPNLGDCWSGRNGPGTATFMLMGERCSRGCNFCDVETGGMEPLDPKEPQQVAAAVADIGLDYVVLTSVDRDDLPDQGAGHFAETIREIKDRDPGILVEVLIPDFQGEERLVRKIIDADPDVIAHNVETVQRLQRPVRDRRASYEQSLSVLRQVHRESDIYTKSSLMLGVGEYAHEVYRTLADLRAAGVDVVTLGQYLRPSLSHLEVDEYVHPDAFDTWQRVAEEELGFLYCASGPMVRSSYRAGELFVDALLQDGKSVAQARREARAKADQ; encoded by the coding sequence ATCCACAGGTATTTTTCCGAGGACGCACATTCGACTACTATGAGTCGTACTGGCAAGCCCGAGTGGCTAAAGATGCGGCCGCCGTCGGGCGAGCGGTTCACCGACATCAAAGAGACGCTCCGGGAGCGAGACCTCAACACGGTCTGTGAGGAAGCCAATTGTCCGAACCTCGGCGACTGCTGGTCGGGGCGCAACGGCCCCGGCACGGCGACGTTCATGCTGATGGGTGAGCGCTGTTCGCGGGGGTGTAACTTCTGTGACGTCGAGACCGGCGGCATGGAGCCCCTCGACCCGAAGGAACCCCAGCAGGTCGCCGCGGCCGTCGCAGACATCGGCCTGGACTACGTCGTCTTGACCAGCGTCGACCGGGACGACTTGCCCGATCAGGGCGCGGGCCATTTCGCCGAAACCATCCGCGAAATCAAAGACCGGGACCCGGGCATCCTCGTCGAGGTGCTCATTCCCGATTTCCAGGGCGAGGAACGCCTCGTCCGGAAGATTATCGACGCGGATCCGGACGTTATCGCGCACAACGTCGAGACCGTCCAGCGGTTACAACGGCCAGTCCGGGACCGGCGAGCGAGCTACGAGCAATCGCTGTCGGTGCTCCGGCAGGTCCACCGCGAATCCGACATCTACACGAAATCCTCGCTCATGCTCGGGGTCGGCGAATACGCCCACGAAGTCTACCGGACGCTCGCGGACTTGCGGGCAGCGGGCGTCGACGTGGTGACGCTGGGCCAGTACCTCCGGCCCTCCCTGTCGCACTTGGAAGTCGACGAGTACGTCCACCCCGACGCCTTCGACACGTGGCAACGCGTCGCCGAGGAGGAATTGGGCTTTCTGTACTGCGCGTCGGGCCCGATGGTCCGCTCCTCGTATCGAGCGGGGGAGCTGTTCGTCGATGCCCTCCTTCAGGACGGCAAATCCGTCGCCCAGGCCCGCCGCGAAGCGCGGGCGAAAGCGGACCAGTGA
- the fni gene encoding type 2 isopentenyl-diphosphate Delta-isomerase: MTERPSSETEDRKDDHIRIVQERDVETTGTGFEDVQLVHEALPELHYDAIDTSVEFLDHELSAPIFIESMTGGHQNTTEINRALARAAGETGIAMGLGSQRAGLELDDNGVLESYTVVRDAAPDAFIYGNLGAAQLREYDLETVERAVEMIEADALAVHLNFLQEAVQPEGDVDGRDCLAAIKRVVEDLSVPIIVKETGNGISGETARKLSEVGVDAIDVAGKGGTTWSGIEAYRAAAANAPRQKRIGALFREWGIPTAASTTECVAEHDCVIASGGVRTGLDVAKAIALGALAGGLAKPFLNPATNGSDAVIERVEDLIAELRTAMFVTGSKSIPDLQHTEYVLQGETREYIAQRTSGE; the protein is encoded by the coding sequence ATGACAGAACGGCCCTCGTCGGAGACCGAAGATCGAAAAGACGACCACATTCGGATCGTTCAGGAACGGGACGTCGAAACCACGGGAACGGGCTTCGAAGACGTCCAGCTCGTCCACGAAGCGCTTCCGGAACTCCATTACGACGCTATCGATACGTCCGTCGAATTTCTGGACCACGAGTTATCCGCTCCGATCTTCATCGAAAGCATGACCGGGGGGCATCAAAACACTACAGAAATCAATCGTGCACTGGCTCGCGCTGCCGGCGAGACGGGCATCGCGATGGGGCTCGGAAGCCAGCGAGCGGGCCTCGAGCTCGACGATAACGGCGTCCTCGAATCGTATACCGTCGTCCGTGACGCCGCACCCGACGCGTTCATCTATGGAAATCTTGGTGCAGCACAACTTCGAGAGTACGATCTCGAAACGGTTGAGCGCGCAGTGGAGATGATCGAGGCGGACGCGCTCGCAGTCCACCTGAACTTCCTCCAAGAAGCCGTCCAACCCGAAGGCGACGTCGACGGCCGGGACTGTCTGGCGGCCATCAAACGAGTAGTTGAGGATCTCTCTGTGCCGATCATCGTTAAAGAAACGGGTAACGGAATTTCAGGAGAGACTGCCCGAAAGCTATCCGAGGTAGGCGTTGACGCGATCGATGTCGCTGGAAAAGGCGGTACGACGTGGTCCGGGATCGAGGCCTACCGCGCGGCTGCGGCGAACGCACCGCGGCAGAAACGAATCGGTGCGCTGTTCCGGGAGTGGGGAATCCCGACCGCTGCGAGCACGACCGAGTGTGTCGCCGAACACGACTGCGTAATTGCGAGCGGCGGTGTACGGACGGGATTGGACGTAGCAAAAGCGATCGCGTTAGGTGCACTCGCCGGTGGGTTGGCAAAACCGTTCCTGAATCCGGCCACTAACGGCTCGGACGCTGTCATTGAGCGAGTTGAGGATCTGATCGCCGAGCTACGGACAGCAATGTTTGTCACCGGTTCGAAGTCAATCCCAGACCTTCAGCATACGGAGTACGTGTTGCAGGGAGAAACGCGCGAATACATCGCCCAACGGACCAGCGGAGAGTAG
- the gcvPA gene encoding aminomethyl-transferring glycine dehydrogenase subunit GcvPA translates to MTIPPDSIDVDQVHRDDTSDGSPFAPHDDSEVEEMLAAVGVDTAEELFDIPESVRFEGSFDIDGASEQRVRQRLRETVEQNEDYTEFLGRGHNSHYVPSIVDRISLRSEFLTSYTQYQPEITQGFLQVLFEYQSVIAELTGLDVANCSMYDAATALGEAATLADRSRRADGNRVLVPDYMRDTHRDVLENYVEGTELVVEAFDTENGQVNPETLENELSEDVVLIYVENPTIEGVIEENLTEIGELSDAYGALYCIGSDPVALSLLQSPGSVGADMVVGDASVLGLSTAYGMGLGMFACDEEFLRQVPGRLVGASEDSDGTRAFTLTLQTREQHIRRERATSNICTNQAWVALRTAIHAASLGPSGLVSLAEKCHRLPERVAAELDEIDGVSAPVRDCHHFREFKARVEPDARELAADLREEGIAIHALGSDEIQVSITDVNEHRTDDFVQAITEVMN, encoded by the coding sequence ATGACGATACCGCCAGATTCGATAGACGTAGATCAGGTGCATCGCGACGATACGAGCGACGGGAGCCCGTTCGCTCCCCATGACGACTCCGAAGTCGAGGAGATGCTCGCCGCCGTCGGCGTCGATACCGCCGAGGAACTGTTCGACATCCCCGAATCAGTACGCTTCGAGGGGAGCTTCGACATCGACGGAGCGTCCGAGCAGCGTGTCAGGCAGCGGTTGCGAGAGACCGTTGAACAGAACGAAGACTACACGGAGTTTCTCGGTCGAGGTCACAACTCCCATTACGTCCCCTCGATCGTGGACCGCATCTCACTGCGCTCCGAGTTCCTCACGTCGTACACGCAGTACCAGCCGGAGATAACGCAGGGGTTCCTGCAGGTGCTCTTCGAGTACCAGTCCGTGATCGCCGAACTCACCGGACTAGACGTCGCGAACTGCTCGATGTACGACGCCGCGACGGCCCTCGGAGAAGCGGCCACGCTCGCCGACCGAAGCCGGCGAGCCGACGGGAACCGCGTTCTCGTACCGGATTATATGCGCGACACGCACCGCGACGTCCTCGAGAACTACGTCGAGGGGACCGAACTCGTCGTCGAGGCGTTCGATACGGAGAACGGTCAGGTCAACCCGGAAACGCTCGAAAATGAACTCTCTGAGGACGTCGTATTGATCTACGTCGAGAATCCGACGATCGAGGGAGTCATCGAGGAGAATCTGACCGAGATCGGGGAACTCTCCGACGCGTACGGTGCCCTGTACTGCATCGGTTCGGATCCGGTCGCGCTCTCGTTGCTCCAATCGCCCGGGTCCGTCGGGGCCGACATGGTCGTCGGTGACGCGAGCGTCCTCGGGCTATCCACGGCCTACGGCATGGGACTGGGAATGTTCGCCTGTGACGAGGAGTTCCTCCGACAGGTCCCGGGCCGGTTAGTCGGCGCGTCTGAGGACAGCGACGGCACCCGCGCGTTCACTCTAACGCTCCAGACACGTGAGCAGCACATACGGCGTGAGCGAGCGACGAGCAACATTTGTACCAATCAGGCATGGGTCGCGCTTCGAACGGCGATTCACGCGGCTTCCCTGGGCCCGTCCGGGCTCGTCTCGCTGGCCGAGAAGTGCCACCGGCTGCCCGAGCGGGTCGCCGCCGAACTCGATGAGATCGACGGCGTCTCGGCCCCCGTCCGCGACTGCCATCACTTCCGCGAGTTCAAAGCACGCGTCGAGCCCGACGCACGGGAGCTCGCTGCGGACCTACGCGAGGAGGGAATAGCGATTCACGCGCTCGGTTCCGACGAGATTCAGGTCTCGATCACTGACGTCAACGAACACCGGACGGACGACTTCGTTCAGGCGATCACGGAGGTGATGAACTGA
- a CDS encoding trimeric intracellular cation channel family protein, whose product MDPFAIMNSIGLVAFALVGSAKAIREEFDLFGITVVGLATAFAGGATRDVLVNRIPLALSSMGEISLGVIGVSLAIGLHRVLSSPDDHPITVISDAVGLAAFTTTGAIVAVDAGVSSFGVVAIATINAVGGGAFADILLDRSPFILVTDFYASCAVLGGCTYWVVAVGFGAESVAAALCASVTVGTRLYAVRSGLHLPTAQSFGAMFEEWFGNSSN is encoded by the coding sequence ATGGACCCGTTCGCGATTATGAACTCGATCGGGTTAGTCGCGTTCGCCTTGGTCGGATCCGCGAAGGCGATCCGCGAGGAATTCGATCTATTCGGGATCACTGTCGTCGGCCTCGCCACGGCCTTCGCCGGCGGTGCGACTCGAGACGTTCTCGTCAATCGGATTCCGCTCGCGCTGAGTTCGATGGGGGAGATCAGTCTCGGAGTGATCGGCGTTAGCCTCGCTATCGGATTACATCGCGTTCTGTCCTCTCCGGACGATCATCCGATAACGGTGATTTCAGATGCAGTCGGTCTGGCAGCGTTTACGACCACGGGCGCGATCGTGGCGGTAGACGCTGGCGTTTCGAGCTTCGGAGTCGTCGCCATCGCCACGATCAACGCGGTCGGTGGCGGTGCGTTCGCTGATATCCTGTTGGATCGATCGCCGTTCATTCTGGTGACCGATTTCTACGCGAGTTGTGCGGTACTGGGCGGGTGTACCTATTGGGTAGTCGCTGTCGGTTTCGGAGCCGAGAGCGTTGCTGCTGCGTTGTGCGCGAGCGTCACGGTCGGTACTCGGTTGTATGCTGTTCGATCCGGATTACATCTTCCGACCGCCCAATCGTTCGGTGCGATGTTCGAAGAGTGGTTTGGTAACAGCTCGAACTAA
- the gcvH gene encoding glycine cleavage system protein GcvH, giving the protein MSFNVPEDRRYTESHEWTEPRDDVVRIGITDFAQDELGDIVFVELPEVGDEIEAGESFGIVESIKAVSDIYATVSGEVAAVNDEIRDQPELVNDEPFDGGWLIEIETNDDLDHLLSPSEYSEQI; this is encoded by the coding sequence ATGTCATTCAACGTTCCGGAAGACCGACGATACACCGAATCGCACGAATGGACCGAACCCCGAGACGACGTTGTTCGAATCGGCATCACTGATTTCGCCCAGGACGAACTCGGCGATATCGTCTTCGTCGAGTTGCCGGAGGTCGGCGACGAGATTGAAGCGGGCGAGTCGTTCGGCATCGTCGAAAGCATCAAGGCGGTATCAGACATCTACGCGACCGTCTCAGGAGAGGTCGCGGCCGTGAACGACGAGATCCGAGACCAGCCGGAACTCGTCAACGACGAGCCCTTCGATGGCGGCTGGTTGATTGAGATCGAAACGAACGACGACCTGGACCACCTTCTCAGTCCCTCCGAATACAGCGAGCAGATCTAG
- the glyA gene encoding serine hydroxymethyltransferase produces MSDSSQLADTDERLYEAISAEERRQEDNLEMIASENHVSKAVLEAQGSVLTNKYAEGYPGARYYGGCEHVDEAENLAIERAKELFGGDHVNVQPHSGTQANMGVYFAMLDPGDKILSLNLNHGGHLSHGHHVNFSGQLYEVEQYGVDPETGYVDYDELEQKALDFEPDVIVSGSSAYPREFEYERISSIAADVDAYHLADIAHVTGLIAADVHANPVGVADFVTGSTHKTIRAGRGGMIITGEEYADDIDSAIFPGSQGGPLMHNIAGKAAGFGEALQPEFREYAEQIAANAKTLADAFSERGLSLVSGGTDKHLVLIDLRDSHPDLTGEEAENALEAVGITVNKNTVPGESRSPFVTSGIRVGTPALTTRGFTESAMEEVANLIVDVLDEPDDGDVAQRVEARVDELTDEFPIYD; encoded by the coding sequence ATGTCTGACAGCAGTCAGCTCGCAGACACCGACGAGCGACTTTACGAGGCGATTAGCGCCGAGGAACGGCGTCAGGAAGACAACCTGGAGATGATCGCATCGGAGAATCACGTCTCGAAGGCCGTCCTCGAGGCCCAGGGGAGCGTCCTCACTAACAAGTACGCGGAGGGATATCCGGGTGCACGCTACTACGGCGGGTGCGAACACGTCGACGAGGCCGAGAATCTCGCGATCGAACGGGCGAAGGAACTGTTCGGCGGCGACCACGTGAACGTCCAGCCCCACAGCGGGACGCAGGCGAACATGGGCGTCTACTTCGCCATGCTCGATCCCGGCGACAAGATCCTCTCGTTGAACCTCAACCACGGGGGGCACCTTTCGCACGGCCATCACGTGAACTTCTCCGGCCAGCTCTACGAGGTCGAGCAGTACGGCGTCGACCCCGAGACGGGATACGTCGATTACGACGAACTGGAGCAGAAGGCGCTGGACTTCGAACCGGACGTGATCGTCAGCGGGTCCTCGGCCTACCCGCGTGAGTTCGAGTACGAACGGATCAGTTCCATCGCGGCGGACGTGGACGCCTATCACCTCGCGGACATCGCGCACGTCACGGGGCTCATCGCGGCCGACGTTCACGCGAACCCGGTCGGCGTCGCGGACTTCGTTACGGGCAGTACGCACAAGACGATCCGGGCGGGTCGCGGGGGGATGATTATCACGGGAGAAGAGTACGCCGATGACATCGACAGCGCCATCTTCCCCGGCAGCCAGGGCGGCCCGTTGATGCACAACATCGCCGGCAAAGCGGCAGGGTTCGGAGAAGCCCTCCAACCGGAGTTCAGAGAGTACGCCGAGCAAATAGCCGCGAACGCCAAAACGCTCGCCGACGCGTTCAGCGAGCGCGGGCTCTCGCTGGTCAGCGGCGGAACCGACAAACACCTCGTCCTCATCGACCTCCGCGATTCACATCCGGACCTGACCGGCGAGGAGGCCGAAAACGCGCTCGAAGCGGTCGGGATCACCGTCAACAAGAACACGGTCCCCGGCGAGAGTCGCTCCCCGTTCGTGACCAGCGGGATCCGCGTCGGGACGCCGGCCCTGACCACGCGCGGCTTCACCGAGTCGGCGATGGAAGAGGTGGCGAACCTCATCGTCGACGTCCTCGACGAACCGGACGACGGTGACGTCGCCCAGCGGGTCGAAGCCAGAGTCGACGAACTGACCGACGAGTTCCCCATCTACGACTAA